In Caloramator sp. E03, the sequence AAGCTAAAGGAGCTAAAAATGCTTCTATGTTAAAAAGATTGATGCAAAATTAGGAGGCTATGTACTATTTAGTTTATTTTAACTTTTAAAAGTGCATAGCCTCTTAATTTTTTATTGCTTTAAAGGGTGATAAATTACAATTAAGAAATAAAAACTTATTGAACAAATATTTCTCTTGGTTTCTGTAACAGATATAATTGACATAAAAATATACAAAATAAGTAACCGTCCCTCTTTATTTCACTAAAAAATTTTGTGTTTGGTATTTATTTTTGAAAGGAATGTTGTATAATATAATTAACGAACTTTTGTTCGGAGGGGTGGTTATGGGAACGATATTACATGTGGATTTAAACGCCTTTTATGCTTCTGTTGAACAGGCTAATGATTCAAGCCTTGCTAATCTTCCTATTGCAGTTGCTGGTGATAAGGAAAAAAGGAATGGCATCATACTTACAGCATCTTATGAGGCAAGGGCTTATGGTGTTAAAACTGGAATGACAATAAATGATGCTAAAAAATTATGTCCTGATATTATATTTGTAAAGCCTCACTTTAAAGAATATATGAAATACTCAATGAAGGTTATGGATATATTAAGAAGCTTTAGTCCTGATGTTGAGGTTTTTAGTATAGATGAGGCTTGGGTTGATGTTACTGGCTGTGAAAGGCTTTTTGGAAGTGGAGTTGAGATAGCGGATAAAATAAGATACATGATAAAAAAGGAGCTTAATATTACCGCAAGTGTAGGGGTATCTTATTGCAAACTTATGGCAAAAATAGCATCGGATCTTAAAAAGCCTGATGCTACAAGTATAATAAATAGGGAGGATGTACCAAAGATAGTATGGCCTCTTCCAGTTGAAGATTTAATTGGCGTTGGGAGAAAAATGAAGGTAAAGCTTAATGAAATAGGCATATTTACGATTGGAGATATTGCTAATACTCCTCAAAAAGTTCTGGAGCAAAAGTTTGGAAAGATTGGTAGATATCTTTGGTATTTTGCTAATGGTATAGATAATTCTAAAGTATCTTCAAGGGAAGATGAAATAAAAGGGATAGGCAATTCAATAACAACTCCAAGGGATATAAAAAGTTATGAAGAGGCAAGTGAAGTTTTAATGGTCCTTTGTGAGAGTGTTGGTAAAAGATTAAGAGATTGTGGACTTGAAGGGAACGTAGTTGAAGT encodes:
- the dinB gene encoding DNA polymerase IV; this encodes MGTILHVDLNAFYASVEQANDSSLANLPIAVAGDKEKRNGIILTASYEARAYGVKTGMTINDAKKLCPDIIFVKPHFKEYMKYSMKVMDILRSFSPDVEVFSIDEAWVDVTGCERLFGSGVEIADKIRYMIKKELNITASVGVSYCKLMAKIASDLKKPDATSIINREDVPKIVWPLPVEDLIGVGRKMKVKLNEIGIFTIGDIANTPQKVLEQKFGKIGRYLWYFANGIDNSKVSSREDEIKGIGNSITTPRDIKSYEEASEVLMVLCESVGKRLRDCGLEGNVVEVMIKTKDFNTFIRQRKIHNYIDTAFDIHNEAIKLLYENWDETIPLRLLGVRVTGLRPLQGFKQISFFEEKKKLKNEKIERCMDSIREKYGYNSVFRASLMVNEVRNLVNIVSDEEWKHKNPFNKGGGRL